A stretch of Candidatus Manganitrophaceae bacterium DNA encodes these proteins:
- a CDS encoding 4Fe-4S dicluster domain-containing protein: MEPSQFPPPVQPGEFISPIRSSPENRIEVGILFVGAGPANLAGAVRLAQLLETDPEVKGRLGEFPIAIAEKGKYPGAHLLAGAILNPRSLQRLFPDLKGGTFPLEVPVQKEALYLLSEKKAYPAPMPPTMRNHGNYVISVSRFGKWLAEQAEALGVSIFSETAGVKLLVENGAIRGVKTGDKGRDRSGAPMENFQEGAEILAKATVLGEGAQGHLTQAAIAHFGITRSNPQTYSLGVKEIWEVPHPPAEVIHTMGWPLRGAKKYNEFGGSFLYPMGGNLVSLGLVVGLGYRNACTSVHDLLQLMKTHPFFRKILEGGRRLENGWGAKTIPEGGYYSIPDRLFMPGGVLVGDSAGFLNVPALKGIHYAMASGMLAAEAIFAALKSGKDLASSDSLSGYDASMRQSFVMHDLHRVRNMRQAFDHGFIPGVVLAGLMTVTGGAFPGWRFKARRDADEPLFIEKREYPPPDGKYLFDKLTSVHASGNSSRDNQPNHLRVEVQVPEEVGEAWIHMCPAHVYEWATDSEGRRVIRMNPTNCVQCGAIGAKGGRLTPPEGGSGPQYSLT; this comes from the coding sequence ATGGAGCCATCCCAATTCCCGCCCCCCGTTCAACCGGGAGAGTTTATATCACCGATCCGGTCCAGTCCGGAAAACCGGATCGAGGTCGGCATCCTTTTCGTCGGGGCCGGTCCGGCGAACCTTGCCGGTGCAGTCCGCTTGGCGCAGCTGCTGGAGACCGATCCGGAAGTAAAGGGAAGGCTCGGTGAATTCCCCATCGCGATTGCTGAGAAGGGGAAATATCCGGGGGCCCATCTGCTCGCCGGGGCGATTCTAAATCCCCGCTCCCTCCAACGGCTCTTCCCGGACTTGAAGGGAGGGACCTTCCCGCTCGAAGTCCCCGTCCAAAAAGAGGCCCTTTATCTTCTCTCCGAGAAGAAGGCCTATCCAGCGCCGATGCCGCCGACGATGCGAAATCATGGAAACTATGTGATCTCGGTCAGCCGATTTGGAAAGTGGCTCGCGGAGCAGGCCGAAGCGCTCGGCGTTTCGATTTTCAGCGAGACCGCCGGGGTGAAACTCCTCGTCGAAAACGGGGCGATTCGCGGGGTGAAGACCGGCGACAAGGGACGCGACCGGAGCGGCGCGCCGATGGAAAATTTTCAGGAAGGGGCGGAGATTCTCGCCAAGGCGACCGTCTTGGGGGAAGGGGCGCAGGGGCATTTGACGCAGGCGGCGATCGCGCACTTCGGAATCACCCGGAGCAATCCACAGACCTACTCGCTCGGCGTGAAAGAAATTTGGGAGGTCCCACACCCGCCGGCGGAGGTGATCCACACGATGGGGTGGCCGCTCCGAGGGGCTAAAAAATATAATGAATTCGGCGGCAGCTTTCTCTATCCGATGGGGGGAAACCTGGTCTCGCTCGGACTCGTCGTCGGGCTCGGCTACCGAAACGCCTGTACGTCGGTTCACGACCTTCTTCAGTTGATGAAGACCCACCCGTTCTTCCGAAAGATTCTGGAAGGGGGCCGGCGCCTTGAAAATGGATGGGGGGCGAAGACGATTCCGGAGGGAGGGTATTATTCTATCCCCGACCGTCTCTTTATGCCCGGGGGGGTGTTGGTCGGCGACTCCGCCGGGTTCCTCAATGTGCCGGCGCTGAAGGGGATTCACTATGCGATGGCCTCGGGAATGCTTGCCGCCGAGGCGATCTTTGCGGCGTTGAAATCGGGAAAGGATCTCGCGTCATCGGATTCCTTGTCTGGATATGATGCGTCGATGCGGCAGAGTTTTGTCATGCACGATCTCCATCGCGTCCGGAACATGCGCCAAGCGTTCGATCATGGATTCATCCCGGGAGTCGTGCTGGCCGGACTGATGACGGTCACCGGTGGCGCTTTTCCCGGATGGCGGTTCAAAGCGCGGCGGGATGCCGACGAGCCGCTCTTTATCGAGAAGAGAGAATATCCTCCCCCGGACGGGAAATATCTCTTCGACAAACTCACCAGTGTCCATGCCAGCGGCAACAGCAGCCGCGACAACCAGCCGAATCACCTCCGGGTGGAGGTGCAGGTTCCGGAGGAGGTCGGGGAGGCGTGGATTCATATGTGCCCTGCCCATGTTTACGAGTGGGCCACTGATTCTGAAGGACGAAGGGTCATTCGGATGAACCCGACCAACTGCGTCCAGTGCGGCGCCATCGGCGCCAAAGGGGGGAGATTAACCCCTCCGGAAGGGGGAAGCGGTCCTCAGTATTCCCTCACTTAA
- a CDS encoding DNA-3-methyladenine glycosylase yields the protein MRKLARSFYDRDTVVVAKELLGKYLVHRSDGVERIGQIVEVEAYLGTHDLAAHSSKGLTERTKIMFGPPGHAYVYMIYGLYYCMNVVTEREGHASAVLLRAIAPIKNIVGRTQGPGLLCRAMQIDKRLNGHDLESDDFYIAAVPEEAPPAVVKRPRVGVDYARHWARRLLRFYIKGNRFISKP from the coding sequence ATGCGAAAGTTGGCGCGTTCCTTTTACGACCGTGACACCGTTGTGGTTGCCAAGGAGCTGCTCGGAAAATATCTTGTCCATCGATCCGACGGGGTGGAGCGGATCGGGCAGATCGTAGAAGTCGAGGCTTATCTTGGAACGCACGATCTGGCCGCGCACTCTTCAAAAGGGCTGACGGAGCGGACGAAAATCATGTTTGGCCCGCCCGGACATGCTTATGTTTACATGATCTATGGCCTCTATTACTGCATGAATGTCGTCACGGAGCGCGAAGGACATGCCTCCGCCGTGCTGTTGCGGGCAATCGCGCCGATAAAAAACATCGTCGGGCGAACCCAAGGGCCTGGGCTTCTCTGCCGGGCGATGCAGATCGACAAACGGCTCAACGGACACGATCTGGAGAGCGACGATTTTTACATTGCTGCGGTGCCGGAGGAGGCGCCGCCGGCGGTCGTTAAACGGCCGCGGGTCGGCGTCGATTATGCACGGCACTGGGCGAGACGATTATTGCGGTTCTACATCAAGGGGAATCGGTTTATTTCAAAGCCTTAA
- a CDS encoding AI-2E family transporter, whose translation MGRAQLKIKPSAGKTTPESFAAAGSPPEPAVVSRAVNVRNFPLNFIALLAALFTLQWARQVLIPLVLALFISYVLDPLVTWMEARKIPRTIGAAMVLLLLVAATGSMFYSLGRQGDAILEQLPEAAQKLRQSLHDNQGDPDGTLSKVQKAATELEKTAAEATNGGQPKQPAKVQAAKPALNLHDYLWVGTVGVFGAALQALMILFLVYFLLVSGDVFRRKLVKIAGPSLAKKRITVEILDEVNMQIKRFLLVQLYTTVFVTLAIWIAFRWIGLENAGMWGLVAGILKSIPFLGGIVIIGGTALVGYLQFGTITMALLIAGIAILIKSLEGLLITPLMTSKAGQINTVWTFVAILFWGWIWGVWGLLLGIPILMAAKAICDRIEGLKPIGEMLGE comes from the coding sequence ATGGGAAGGGCGCAGCTAAAAATTAAACCTTCGGCCGGTAAAACCACTCCTGAGTCTTTCGCAGCCGCCGGTTCTCCGCCCGAACCGGCGGTCGTCTCTCGAGCCGTCAACGTCCGCAATTTCCCCCTCAATTTCATTGCCCTTCTTGCTGCCCTCTTCACCCTTCAATGGGCACGCCAAGTGCTCATTCCACTCGTCCTGGCGCTCTTTATCAGCTATGTGCTCGATCCCCTTGTCACCTGGATGGAAGCCCGCAAAATCCCGCGAACGATCGGGGCGGCGATGGTTCTCCTGCTGCTGGTCGCCGCGACCGGCTCGATGTTCTACTCTCTCGGTCGCCAAGGGGATGCGATCCTAGAACAGCTGCCGGAGGCGGCACAGAAGCTTAGGCAATCGCTGCATGACAACCAAGGCGATCCGGACGGAACACTCAGCAAGGTTCAGAAAGCCGCCACGGAGCTGGAGAAAACGGCGGCGGAGGCGACCAACGGGGGCCAGCCAAAACAGCCTGCAAAGGTGCAAGCGGCGAAACCGGCGTTGAACCTACACGATTATCTTTGGGTCGGAACGGTCGGGGTCTTCGGCGCCGCACTTCAAGCGTTGATGATTCTTTTCTTGGTCTATTTTCTCCTGGTCTCGGGAGACGTTTTCAGAAGGAAGCTCGTGAAGATCGCAGGACCCTCCCTTGCGAAGAAGCGAATCACCGTCGAAATCCTCGATGAAGTCAATATGCAGATCAAACGCTTCTTGCTGGTGCAGCTCTACACGACGGTTTTTGTGACGTTGGCAATCTGGATCGCCTTTCGGTGGATCGGGCTGGAGAACGCCGGCATGTGGGGATTGGTCGCCGGCATTCTCAAATCGATTCCATTCCTTGGCGGGATCGTGATCATCGGGGGAACGGCGCTGGTCGGCTATCTCCAATTCGGAACGATTACCATGGCGCTTCTGATTGCCGGCATCGCTATCCTGATCAAGAGCTTGGAAGGACTGCTGATCACGCCGTTAATGACCAGTAAGGCGGGTCAGATTAATACCGTCTGGACCTTCGTCGCGATCTTATTTTGGGGTTGGATCTGGGGCGTCTGGGGATTGCTTCTCGGGATCCCGATCCTCATGGCCGCCAAGGCCATTTGCGATCGGATCGAGGGGCTCAAACCGATTGGGGAGATGCTCGGAGAGTGA
- a CDS encoding Ig-like domain-containing protein, with protein sequence MIKPRSPRRLRDLRSTDFRRGDTLALSGCQAPSKARALLLLYFLLFSLSGCGSAGTGDPSMNIATDPPSGAVNVSPAAEIHATFSSPIDPATVNKDTFVVTGVSGEVSYRGQTATFTPAAPFEIGKTYQAVLTTGIKDLDGAPLPSIVIWSFTTGPTLGTPSDPAAPEITDVFPREDATDVAIDTPIRVVFSESILPETLRVETFFVQGVSGEIHYDDATDTATLQPTAPLKPQTTYQVTVTSDVRDHAGNPLPVWKSWTFTTRAVSAPVPLKIVSTMPDNTGSNLALNTSVKATFSKEINPQSLQGRFSLLAPDGKEIAASVSYDASSRTATLDPTGLLQPKTTYRVIVRKEVADLNGTPLGIDVQWSFTTGLAPDHTQPTVIQNFPVGNNVALGSAVTAQFSEPIKPETLQGHFMVLSGGKAVPISEMTYDAASRTARLVLFGVKRDTTYTAILTSGIQDAAGNHLVQASWNWKTTRRSRD encoded by the coding sequence ATGATAAAACCGCGAAGCCCGCGACGACTGCGAGACCTTCGCTCTACCGATTTCCGACGAGGGGACACGCTCGCCTTGTCCGGATGTCAAGCGCCGTCCAAAGCGCGCGCGCTCCTCCTGCTCTACTTTTTGTTATTCTCCCTCTCCGGCTGCGGCAGTGCCGGAACCGGGGACCCCTCGATGAACATAGCAACCGATCCCCCGTCGGGCGCGGTAAATGTCTCCCCCGCCGCCGAAATCCATGCCACCTTCTCTTCTCCGATCGACCCGGCAACCGTTAATAAAGATACGTTCGTTGTAACGGGGGTCAGCGGCGAGGTGAGCTATCGGGGACAGACGGCGACCTTTACCCCGGCGGCTCCCTTCGAAATCGGGAAAACCTATCAAGCGGTTCTGACGACCGGGATCAAAGACCTCGATGGGGCTCCGCTCCCCTCCATTGTCATCTGGTCATTCACCACCGGTCCCACCCTCGGGACACCCTCTGATCCGGCGGCGCCGGAGATCACCGACGTCTTCCCTCGGGAGGACGCGACCGACGTCGCGATTGACACACCAATCCGGGTGGTCTTCTCCGAATCGATTCTGCCGGAAACCCTTCGCGTCGAAACCTTCTTCGTCCAAGGGGTCTCCGGTGAAATCCACTACGACGATGCAACCGATACCGCCACGCTGCAGCCGACCGCTCCGTTGAAGCCGCAGACGACTTATCAGGTCACGGTCACAAGTGATGTCCGAGATCACGCGGGGAATCCGCTTCCTGTTTGGAAATCCTGGACGTTCACGACCCGCGCGGTGAGTGCTCCCGTACCGCTCAAGATTGTCTCCACCATGCCGGATAACACAGGGTCGAATCTCGCTTTAAACACCTCAGTCAAAGCGACCTTCAGCAAAGAGATCAATCCGCAAAGCCTGCAGGGTAGATTCAGCCTCCTGGCTCCGGACGGGAAAGAAATCGCCGCCTCAGTCAGTTACGATGCGAGTTCGCGGACGGCGACCCTTGATCCGACCGGTCTGCTTCAACCGAAGACAACCTACCGCGTTATCGTCCGAAAAGAGGTCGCCGATTTAAACGGAACGCCCCTCGGGATTGACGTTCAGTGGTCCTTTACCACCGGCCTCGCCCCCGATCATACGCAACCGACAGTGATCCAGAACTTCCCCGTCGGCAACAACGTCGCTCTTGGAAGTGCGGTCACCGCGCAGTTTAGCGAGCCGATCAAACCCGAGACGCTGCAAGGACACTTCATGGTTCTCTCCGGAGGGAAGGCCGTACCGATCAGCGAGATGACTTACGATGCCGCCAGCCGCACGGCGCGGCTCGTTCTTTTCGGGGTCAAGAGGGATACCACCTATACCGCGATCTTAACCTCCGGAATCCAGGATGCGGCGGGCAATCACCTCGTCCAAGCAAGTTGGAACTGGAAGACCACCCGTCGTAGCAGGGACTAG
- a CDS encoding hemerythrin domain-containing protein: MNAIDLLKEDHEKVTELFEKLEPTTERAVKKREELFEKLRNELEIHAQIEEEIFYPALKESDETRDIVLESYEEHKIVKQLLEEMDTLGKESEEWTAKLTVLNENVEHHVEEEEGEMFKSARKVLSKEQLEDLGAQMEAQKEKLGKAA, encoded by the coding sequence ATGAACGCAATTGATTTATTGAAAGAAGATCACGAAAAAGTAACTGAATTATTTGAAAAGCTGGAGCCGACGACCGAGCGGGCCGTCAAAAAGCGGGAAGAGCTTTTTGAGAAGCTCAGGAATGAATTAGAAATCCACGCGCAGATTGAGGAAGAGATTTTTTATCCCGCGCTGAAGGAATCGGATGAAACACGCGATATTGTTCTTGAGAGTTATGAAGAGCATAAGATCGTCAAACAGCTTTTAGAAGAGATGGATACCTTGGGTAAAGAGAGCGAAGAATGGACGGCGAAGCTCACCGTTTTAAATGAAAATGTCGAGCATCACGTCGAGGAAGAAGAGGGAGAGATGTTCAAAAGCGCGCGAAAAGTATTGAGCAAAGAGCAGCTCGAAGATCTCGGCGCTCAGATGGAAGCCCAAAAGGAGAAACTCGGAAAAGCCGCCTAG
- a CDS encoding acyltransferase: MNVEVDRLPEVAPLRKPALQIPQRFFSLDAVRGLAALSVIFWHWQHFFYHGIEAAEYDRTAQPFYPLFFVFYNKGWIAVDFFFSLSGFIFFWLYSERVAARDISGRNFALLRFSRLYPLHLLALGVVLVGQSVIYHRTGQFFVYPFNDVYHFILNLLFASSWGFERGFSFNAPTSSVSIEILIYALFFILCLKGGARPWMLAPLVLAGLILLRFQPLLGRGLFSFFLGGLVFYTYAAMVKAGWVERWVGPFAWVMIAGWVVALLEGRFDLIPLGRKSAALAITGVLFPMTILALALIETKRGHLGERLSPLGDISYSLYLLHFPLQLTFMIAIGSIGWSPSFFYTKTSMLVFFTILIGLCTLSYRFLERPAQRILRDKFMA, encoded by the coding sequence ATGAATGTCGAAGTAGATCGTCTTCCGGAAGTGGCTCCGCTCAGAAAACCGGCTCTGCAAATTCCACAACGCTTTTTTTCCCTCGATGCGGTCCGAGGTCTCGCCGCGCTCTCGGTGATCTTCTGGCATTGGCAACATTTCTTCTACCATGGCATCGAGGCGGCGGAGTACGACAGAACCGCCCAGCCGTTCTATCCGCTCTTTTTTGTCTTTTACAATAAAGGGTGGATTGCGGTCGATTTCTTTTTCTCTTTGTCCGGATTTATTTTCTTCTGGCTATATTCTGAGCGGGTCGCCGCGCGCGACATCAGCGGCCGCAACTTCGCGCTCCTTCGTTTCTCCAGACTCTACCCGTTGCACCTGCTGGCGCTGGGGGTGGTGCTCGTCGGCCAATCGGTCATCTATCATCGAACCGGTCAGTTTTTTGTCTATCCTTTTAATGACGTTTATCATTTTATTCTGAATCTTCTCTTTGCCTCCAGTTGGGGGTTTGAGCGGGGTTTTTCATTCAACGCTCCCACATCGTCGGTTTCGATTGAGATCCTCATCTATGCGCTCTTCTTCATCCTCTGTTTAAAAGGGGGAGCGCGTCCCTGGATGCTGGCGCCGCTTGTCCTGGCAGGGCTGATCCTCCTTCGATTCCAGCCGCTTCTGGGCCGGGGTCTCTTTTCATTCTTCTTGGGCGGTCTGGTTTTTTATACATATGCGGCGATGGTCAAAGCGGGTTGGGTTGAAAGGTGGGTCGGGCCGTTTGCCTGGGTCATGATTGCCGGCTGGGTCGTTGCCCTGTTGGAGGGGCGATTTGATCTGATTCCTCTCGGCCGGAAAAGCGCCGCCTTGGCGATTACCGGCGTGTTATTTCCGATGACGATCTTGGCGCTCGCGCTGATTGAGACGAAGCGGGGACATCTCGGGGAGCGACTCTCTCCCCTCGGCGACATCAGCTACTCGCTCTATCTCCTTCATTTTCCATTGCAGTTAACTTTTATGATTGCAATCGGATCGATCGGATGGAGCCCCTCTTTCTTCTATACGAAGACATCGATGCTCGTGTTTTTTACGATACTGATTGGACTCTGCACCTTGAGCTACCGATTCCTCGAACGGCCGGCACAACGGATTTTAAGAGATAAATTTATGGCATAG
- a CDS encoding transport-associated protein, producing the protein MRYFKKLILATVVLSLVASFSACQKGPAEKAGEKVDKAAEKTKDEVKDVTH; encoded by the coding sequence ATGCGCTATTTCAAAAAGTTGATCTTGGCAACAGTTGTGCTTTCTCTCGTGGCCTCCTTCAGCGCCTGTCAAAAAGGGCCGGCGGAAAAAGCGGGCGAGAAGGTCGATAAAGCGGCCGAAAAAACGAAGGATGAAGTGAAGGATGTGACCCATTAA